A stretch of the Lolium perenne isolate Kyuss_39 chromosome 3, Kyuss_2.0, whole genome shotgun sequence genome encodes the following:
- the LOC127340463 gene encoding uncharacterized protein has protein sequence MSMTRAKRHDRAHRSIMADWAELLPELVQGIADCVLSTTGGGEAYMNMRAVCSSWRSAVAKPSPLAAITDLRFRPRHWVMLDLPSKKEDDDADGCLFLHVLTGRFRFLRLPVLHDHILVGASDGLLVLGDRDQPPNLARVLNPLTGDMLHFAAPFHQPFSNLWSTAVSHSRLILWGYAMLAWAAPTSDEFTKEDIGKSTASMGAFHGNVYVVDLQRQLFKFISPAEQCDADVALIAQVPLNVDVYSDEDEEEEILFSYSLVESAGELLLIRPHGRALQVFIVDVERKSLQEVKSLGGCHALFLGPMRCMSVDAANLPSVDSDCIYLLHWVGKSEHMSVYSLRDDKMEFISSGDHPDRPFSLVQVLLRYCDFLDE, from the coding sequence ATGAGTATGACACGCGCAAAAAGACACGATCGAGCACACCGATCGATCATGGCGGACTGGGCGGAACTTCTCCCGGAGCTTGTCCAAGGCATCGCCGATTGCGTCCTCtccaccaccggcggcggcgaggcgtaCATGAACATGAGGGCCGTCTGCTCTAGCTGGCGCTCCGCCGTCGCCAAGCCATCTCCACTCGCCGCCATCACCGATCTCCGTTTCCGGCCACGGCACTGGGTCATGCTCGACCTGCCATCCAAGAAAGAAGACGACGATGCCGACGGCTGCCTCTTCCTCCACGTCCTCACCGGGCGGTTCCGCTTCTTGCGCCTCCCGGTGCTTCATGACCACATCCTTGTTGGTGCTTCCGACGGTCTTCTCGTGCTCGGGGACAGGGATCAGCCCCCGAACTTGGCTCGTGTTCTCAACCCCCTGACAGGCGACATGCTGCACTTTGCCGCGCCATTCCATCAACCTTTCTCGAACCTTTGGTCAACCGCGGTTTCTCATTCGAGGCTGATCTTGTGGGGATATGCAATGCTTGCATGGGCTGCTCCAACCAGCGACGAGTTTACCAAGGAGGACATTGGAAAGAGCACGGCTAGCATGGGTGCCTTCCACGGCAATGTCTATGTGGTGGATCTGCAAAGACAGCTATTCAAGTTTATCTCACCAGCAGAGCAGTGTGATGCCGACGTCGCGCTCATAGCACAGGTGCCGCTGAATGTCGACGTATATTCAGACGAAGACGAAGAGGAAGAGATCCTATTCTCTTATAGTCTCGTGGAGTCTGCAGGGGAACTGCTGCTCATTCGCCCCCATGGTCGAGCCTTGCAAGTTTTCATAGTCGACGTCGAGCGCAAATCGTTGCAGGAGGTCAAGAGCCTCGGCGGCTGCCATGCGCTGTTCCTTGGCCCCATGAGGTGCATGTCTGTGGATGCGGCTAACCTTCCGTCCGTCGACAGTGACTGCATATACTTGCTTCATTGGGTGGGAAAATCGGAACACATGTCCGTGTATAGCCTAAGGGATGACAAGATGGAGTTTATCTCTAGCGGGGACCATCCTGATCGACCTTTCAGCCTTGTTCAGGTTCTCTTACGGTACTGTGATTTTCTTGATGAGTAA